Proteins encoded together in one Pseudomonas arsenicoxydans window:
- a CDS encoding peptidoglycan DD-metalloendopeptidase family protein, giving the protein MLARLLFFCGLFMASTSAVAMTIYKSKDANGVVSYSDRPSKGSQVFVFRDRMDEHLERQVYLDIKKQKGADSVFVRNDLYAPVEIELSFAGLSNVSGAPSRPIRRVMPARSNLRLALLTATQSGRPLAYTPRFEYSLGDPSGAAMAYRYPLPWRGGPFRLSQGANGQYSHFGAKNRYAMDIAMPEGTPIIAARGGVVVKTENAQTGRGTDPSGNFVRVLHDDGTMGVYLHLKQGSVSVREGQRVSVGSALALSGNTGNSSGPHLHFVVQRNTGLGLVSIPYQFNQPVGSLPNFALGKQ; this is encoded by the coding sequence TTTTCATGGCCTCCACCTCGGCTGTGGCCATGACGATCTACAAGTCCAAAGATGCCAATGGCGTGGTCTCCTACAGCGACCGCCCCAGCAAGGGCTCCCAGGTGTTCGTTTTTCGGGATCGCATGGACGAGCACCTCGAGCGTCAGGTTTATCTGGACATCAAAAAGCAGAAGGGCGCAGACAGCGTGTTCGTGCGCAACGATCTGTATGCGCCCGTCGAGATCGAGTTGAGTTTCGCCGGGCTGAGTAATGTCAGTGGCGCACCGAGCCGGCCGATCCGTCGGGTGATGCCGGCCCGCAGCAACCTTCGTCTGGCGTTGCTCACGGCGACGCAGTCTGGAAGGCCGCTGGCGTATACCCCAAGGTTCGAATATTCCCTGGGCGACCCCTCAGGCGCGGCCATGGCCTATCGATACCCTTTGCCCTGGCGCGGCGGACCGTTTCGCCTGAGCCAGGGAGCGAACGGCCAATACAGCCATTTCGGCGCCAAGAATCGTTACGCCATGGACATCGCCATGCCCGAAGGCACGCCGATCATTGCGGCGCGGGGCGGAGTGGTGGTGAAAACCGAGAATGCCCAGACCGGGCGTGGCACCGATCCATCGGGCAACTTCGTGCGAGTGCTGCACGATGATGGAACCATGGGCGTGTACCTGCACCTCAAGCAAGGTTCGGTCAGCGTTCGCGAAGGACAGCGAGTGTCGGTGGGCAGTGCGCTGGCGCTGTCGGGCAATACCGGCAACAGCAGCGGGCCGCACCTGCATTTTGTGGTACAGCGCAATACGGGACTGGGGTTGGTATCGATTCCGTACCAGTTCAATCAACCGGTCGGGTCATTGCCCAACTTTGCGTTGGGCAAGCAATGA
- a CDS encoding hemolysin family protein, with product MDPSPGLTLATLFADFGMILFALILVLLNGFFVAAEFAMVKLRSTRVEAIAEKNGWRGHILRTVHSQLDAYLSACQLGITLASLGLGWVGEPAFAHILEPMLEAVGVQSVEVVKGVSFFAAFFVISYLHIVVGELAPKSWAIRKPELLSLWTAVPLYLFYWAMYPAIYLLNASANTILRIAGQGEPGPHHEHHYSREELKLILHSSRGQDPSDQGMRVLASAVEMGELEVVDWANSREDLVTLEFNAPLKEILAMFRRHKFSRYPVYDSDRQEFVGLLHIKDLLLELAALDHIPESFNLAELTRPLERVSRHMPLSQLLEQFRKGGSHFALVEEADGNIIGYLTMEDVLEVLVGDIQDEHRKAERGILAYQPGKLLVRGDTPLFKVERLLGIDLDHVEAETLAGLVYETLKRVPEEEEVLEVEGLRIIIKKMKGPKIILAKVLMLD from the coding sequence ATGGACCCTTCCCCTGGCTTGACCCTCGCGACACTCTTTGCCGACTTCGGCATGATTCTTTTTGCTCTGATCCTGGTTTTGCTCAACGGATTTTTCGTTGCGGCGGAATTTGCCATGGTCAAATTGCGCTCGACCCGGGTCGAAGCCATCGCTGAGAAAAACGGCTGGCGCGGACACATCCTGCGCACCGTTCACAGTCAGCTCGATGCCTACCTGTCGGCGTGCCAGCTGGGTATTACCCTGGCCTCGCTGGGTCTTGGCTGGGTCGGTGAACCCGCGTTCGCACATATTCTGGAGCCGATGCTTGAAGCTGTCGGCGTGCAGTCGGTCGAAGTGGTCAAAGGCGTGTCGTTCTTTGCGGCGTTCTTTGTCATCTCGTACCTGCACATCGTGGTCGGCGAACTGGCGCCGAAATCCTGGGCCATCCGCAAACCCGAGTTGCTGTCGCTGTGGACCGCCGTGCCGCTGTACCTGTTCTACTGGGCCATGTACCCGGCGATTTACCTGCTCAACGCCAGCGCCAACACAATCCTGCGGATCGCTGGCCAGGGTGAACCCGGCCCCCATCACGAACACCACTACAGCCGTGAAGAACTGAAACTGATCCTGCACTCCAGCCGTGGCCAGGACCCGAGCGACCAAGGCATGCGTGTGCTGGCGTCCGCCGTGGAAATGGGCGAGCTGGAAGTGGTCGACTGGGCCAACTCCCGGGAAGACCTGGTGACGCTGGAATTCAACGCACCGCTCAAGGAAATCCTGGCGATGTTCCGTCGCCACAAATTCAGCCGTTATCCGGTGTACGACAGCGACCGTCAGGAGTTCGTCGGCCTGCTGCACATCAAGGATCTGCTGCTGGAACTGGCGGCCCTGGACCATATTCCCGAATCGTTCAACCTCGCCGAGCTGACCCGCCCGCTGGAGCGCGTGTCGCGGCACATGCCGCTGTCGCAGCTGCTGGAGCAGTTCCGCAAGGGCGGCTCGCACTTCGCGCTGGTTGAAGAGGCCGATGGCAACATCATTGGCTACCTGACCATGGAAGACGTGCTGGAAGTGCTGGTCGGCGATATTCAGGACGAACATCGCAAGGCGGAACGCGGGATCCTCGCCTATCAACCGGGCAAACTGCTGGTACGCGGCGACACGCCGTTGTTCAAGGTTGAACGCCTGCTGGGCATCGACCTGGACCACGTCGAAGCCGAAACCCTCGCCGGGCTGGTCTACGAAACACTGAAGCGGGTGCCGGAAGAGGAAGAAGTGCTGGAAGTCGAAGGTTTGCGGATCATCATCAAGAAGATGAAAGGGCCGAAGATCATTCTGGCCAAGGTGTTGATGCTCGATTGA
- the phoR gene encoding phosphate regulon sensor histidine kinase PhoR, with product MNQNWHGTLIRHMLLLVTGCLVIGLMTGYYGWSLAAGLGIYLGWTLKQLLRLHEWLRLHKPDEAPPDGYGLWGEVFDSIYHLQRRDQRVRGRLQAVIDRVQESTAALKDAVIMLDSDGNLEWWNRAAETLLGLKTPQDSGQPVTNLVRHPRFKEYFEQDTYAEPLEIPSPINDRLRIQLYITRYGNNEHLMLVRDVTRIHQLEQMRKDFIANVSHELRTPLTVICGYLETLLDNVEEVNPRWTRALQQMQQQGGRMQTLLNDLLLLAKLEATDYPSDNQPVAIEGLLQSIKGDAQQLSGQKNQRITLEADPTILLKGSEAELRSAFSNLVFNAVKYTPAEGNIRIRWWGDEQGAHLSVQDSGIGIDSKHLPRLTERFYRVDSSRNSNTGGTGLGLAIVKHVLLRHRARMEISSVPGHGSTFTCHFAPAQVTKSRVISAAD from the coding sequence GTGAACCAAAACTGGCATGGCACCCTGATCCGTCACATGCTGTTGCTGGTCACCGGCTGCCTGGTCATCGGCTTGATGACCGGCTACTACGGCTGGAGCCTGGCAGCAGGATTGGGCATTTACCTGGGCTGGACCCTCAAGCAACTGCTGCGGTTGCACGAATGGCTGCGCCTGCACAAACCCGATGAGGCACCGCCGGACGGCTATGGCTTGTGGGGCGAAGTGTTCGACAGCATCTACCACCTGCAACGACGTGACCAACGGGTACGCGGGCGCCTGCAAGCGGTGATCGACCGCGTCCAGGAATCCACGGCCGCGCTGAAAGACGCGGTGATCATGCTGGACAGCGACGGCAACCTGGAATGGTGGAACCGCGCCGCTGAAACCCTGCTCGGTCTCAAGACCCCGCAAGACAGTGGCCAGCCGGTCACCAACCTGGTGCGCCATCCGCGCTTCAAGGAGTATTTCGAGCAGGACACCTACGCCGAGCCGCTGGAAATCCCTTCACCGATCAACGATCGCCTGCGCATTCAGTTGTACATCACCCGCTACGGCAACAACGAACACCTGATGTTGGTGCGCGACGTCACGCGCATCCATCAACTGGAGCAGATGCGCAAAGACTTTATCGCCAACGTTTCCCACGAGTTGCGCACGCCGTTGACGGTCATCTGCGGTTACCTGGAAACCTTGCTCGACAACGTCGAGGAGGTGAACCCGCGCTGGACCCGTGCCCTGCAGCAAATGCAGCAGCAAGGGGGGCGCATGCAAACCTTGCTCAACGACTTGCTGCTATTGGCCAAACTGGAAGCCACCGACTACCCCTCGGACAATCAGCCCGTGGCCATCGAAGGCTTGCTGCAATCGATCAAGGGAGATGCCCAGCAGTTGTCCGGCCAGAAAAACCAGCGCATCACCCTGGAAGCCGATCCGACGATACTGCTCAAGGGCAGCGAGGCTGAGTTGCGCAGCGCGTTTTCCAATCTGGTGTTCAACGCGGTGAAATACACGCCGGCCGAAGGCAACATCCGCATTCGCTGGTGGGGCGACGAGCAAGGTGCGCACCTGAGCGTCCAGGATTCAGGGATCGGGATCGACAGCAAACACCTGCCGCGCCTGACCGAACGCTTCTACCGCGTCGATTCCAGCCGCAATTCCAACACGGGCGGCACCGGCCTCGGCCTGGCGATCGTCAAACACGTATTGCTAAGGCATCGCGCACGGATGGAAATCAGTAGCGTGCCGGGGCATGGCAGCACGTTTACCTGCCATTTCGCGCCGGCTCAGGTCACCAAATCCCGGGTCATCAGCGCCGCCGACTGA
- the phoB gene encoding phosphate regulon transcriptional regulator PhoB, with protein sequence MVGRSILIVDDEAPIREMIAVALEMAGYDCLEAENSQQAHAIIVDRKPDLILLDWMLPGTSGIELARRLKRDELTGDIPIIMLTAKGEEDNKIQGLEVGADDYITKPFSPRELVARLKAVLRRAGPTDGEAPIEVGGLLLDPISHRVTIDGKPAEMGPTEYRLLQFFMTHQERAYTRGQLLDQVWGGNVYVEERTVDVHIRRLRKALGDAYENLVQTVRGTGYRFSTKA encoded by the coding sequence ATGGTTGGCAGGAGCATTCTGATCGTCGACGACGAAGCGCCCATTCGCGAAATGATCGCCGTTGCGTTGGAAATGGCCGGCTATGACTGCCTGGAAGCGGAAAACTCGCAGCAGGCGCATGCCATCATCGTCGACCGCAAGCCGGACCTGATCCTGCTCGACTGGATGCTGCCGGGCACGTCCGGTATCGAACTGGCCCGCCGCCTCAAGCGCGACGAGCTGACCGGGGACATCCCGATCATCATGCTCACGGCCAAGGGCGAAGAGGACAACAAGATTCAGGGCCTGGAAGTCGGCGCCGACGACTACATCACCAAACCGTTTTCACCGCGTGAACTGGTAGCGCGCCTCAAAGCCGTGCTGCGCCGTGCCGGCCCGACTGATGGCGAAGCACCGATCGAAGTCGGCGGCCTGCTGCTGGACCCGATCAGCCACCGCGTGACCATCGACGGCAAACCCGCCGAGATGGGCCCGACCGAATACCGTTTACTGCAGTTTTTCATGACTCACCAGGAACGTGCCTACACCCGTGGCCAGTTGCTGGATCAGGTCTGGGGCGGCAACGTCTACGTCGAAGAACGCACCGTCGACGTGCACATCCGTCGCCTGCGCAAAGCCCTCGGCGATGCCTACGAAAATCTGGTACAAACCGTGCGCGGCACCGGTTATCGCTTTTCAACCAAAGCATAG
- a CDS encoding COG4315 family predicted lipoprotein, with protein MTQYTFSLKALMLAAALALPTMAFAAEPAMMKDGMMVDHKGMTVYTFDKDAGGKSMCNGDCAKNWPPMMAPAGAKAEGKWTVIKRDDGTMQYAYDGKPLYTFMKDEKPGEMKGDGMKDVWHVVHEHK; from the coding sequence ATGACTCAATACACGTTCTCACTTAAGGCTCTGATGTTGGCCGCTGCCCTTGCTTTGCCAACAATGGCCTTCGCTGCCGAACCCGCCATGATGAAAGACGGGATGATGGTGGATCACAAAGGCATGACCGTTTATACGTTCGACAAGGACGCTGGCGGCAAGTCAATGTGTAACGGTGATTGTGCTAAAAACTGGCCGCCGATGATGGCTCCGGCGGGTGCCAAGGCCGAGGGCAAATGGACCGTCATTAAGCGTGATGACGGCACGATGCAATACGCTTACGACGGCAAGCCGCTATACACCTTTATGAAGGACGAAAAGCCTGGAGAAATGAAAGGTGACGGCATGAAAGATGTCTGGCACGTGGTTCACGAGCATAAGTAA